A stretch of Pseudolysobacter antarcticus DNA encodes these proteins:
- a CDS encoding AAA family ATPase, giving the protein MSEGAILLVDEIENGLEPHRIIGAIAQLKADQVKAIFEHKAVGQVLMTTHSDVALGEAGTKGLFVAQTSRPARHMSLRAPSMPDPIHLLLRYTPRALFARRILVCEGMTEVGLLLGIRENWPASHEGRPIEQLGAAIADGNGGQAVSMAVELSKLGYAIALYRDSDVLLTPPQIAELAEHHIAATCMRRD; this is encoded by the coding sequence ATCAGCGAAGGGGCCATTTTACTGGTCGATGAGATTGAGAACGGTCTCGAACCTCACCGCATCATAGGGGCCATCGCCCAACTCAAGGCAGACCAGGTGAAGGCGATTTTCGAGCACAAGGCTGTTGGTCAAGTGTTGATGACCACGCATTCGGACGTCGCATTGGGTGAAGCCGGAACCAAGGGTCTGTTCGTGGCCCAGACCAGTCGGCCCGCCCGTCACATGTCGCTGCGTGCGCCGAGTATGCCGGATCCTATTCACCTGCTCCTGCGATATACACCACGGGCTCTGTTTGCGCGCCGCATCCTCGTCTGCGAGGGCATGACTGAAGTCGGCCTGTTGTTGGGTATTCGCGAGAACTGGCCAGCGTCGCACGAAGGGCGACCCATCGAGCAGTTGGGTGCCGCGATCGCCGATGGCAATGGCGGCCAAGCCGTTTCAATGGCGGTGGAACTGTCGAAGCTGGGCTACGCCATCGCCCTCTACCGAGACTCTGACGTGCTGCTTACGCCCCCTCAAATCGCTGAACTGGCAGAACACCACATCGCAGCTACCTGCATGCGGCGGGATTGA
- a CDS encoding Tn3 family transposase, whose amino-acid sequence MQYWQTPYLGLRSMPKELNQFELNAFFTYSTKEQRAILARRQALHQLGLALQVGFIRMTGSLLTAVKVVPPELWTHLGDMLGISAPDIASLRSLYKRKQTFFSHQNAALEMLGFVRMSEHRRRALVRYLRLEVLSEFDRHRLMTQVKSWLYDHRILIENERTLRSVIDAGLKLAEADLGTTIQKEVPESMLQVWMSACEAPHRSGSSCQEWLWQAPRRQSLPQIREQFERIHYLIQHGVAIHTMPSVSDHIKRHYANTMADRPPSISKRITESRRTIEVACFLQTTLCTATDTLLAMTRQHIADLWSSGMRAVIKSPETRVRTLTAFAKEIRELALDLSLDEQGLRKAMLAAVEKVGGSKKITRAQLTREQLLVQNSRNSRSLLRMLCTLSFESVTPHPVIQALEALREIYLQRKLTLPSDIPVHLGKMWDDMLGDADRSRALQAFEVATLLAMRRALKNGSVYIAHSFGFRSRESMMIAADEWAKTRTHHYARLKLPRDAKEFTGPLVEEVTRELKRLDEAVQAGEIGVDKDGVHIAKLAAEAVPEPVRRLRDALLDSVGSAELPSVMMEVDSDTRFSWILLGREPRSIDELRLVYAGLLAHGTSLSAADTARMMPGLSADAVNQSMRWIAQEKRLREANDAVFEYMHSHPISECWGRADLASADMMSREIAKGSYLQRRDPRTKKKSIGIYTHIHDRWGIFYDQPIVLGERQAGVALEGVLRQASVTIRQLAVDTHGQTEFGMFIGKLLQRDLCPRLRDARAHKLYATSGMDIPASLACVMSKNKVHLEKVEPVWDECVRIAASTHLGKASAVDILSRFGSAAAGEQLYDAGVQIGRLLLTLYLCRWFTMPEFRREILRTLNHGERVHVLEHALETGKVPRHQLSSAVRLRSVSSSVTLLSNIVMAWTTARMQQSLHGLPPDVALHAVPENLRHVAPIQEGLVNFRGLFLFPVERYMARLLPSVQPVKSVLRSIR is encoded by the coding sequence ATGCAGTACTGGCAGACTCCCTATCTTGGGTTGCGATCCATGCCCAAGGAGCTGAACCAGTTCGAGCTCAACGCCTTTTTTACCTATTCGACGAAAGAGCAACGCGCCATTCTTGCCCGACGGCAGGCTCTCCATCAACTGGGTTTGGCACTGCAAGTTGGCTTTATCCGCATGACGGGTAGTTTGCTCACAGCCGTCAAAGTCGTACCGCCGGAGCTTTGGACACACCTCGGGGACATGCTTGGCATCTCCGCCCCGGATATCGCGTCATTGCGCTCTTTGTACAAGCGCAAGCAGACCTTCTTCAGTCATCAGAACGCGGCGCTGGAGATGTTGGGCTTTGTTCGCATGTCCGAACACCGACGTCGTGCACTGGTACGTTATCTCCGCCTTGAGGTTTTATCGGAATTCGACCGCCACCGCTTGATGACGCAAGTCAAGAGCTGGCTCTATGACCACCGCATTCTGATTGAAAATGAACGAACCCTCAGGAGTGTGATCGATGCCGGCCTCAAGCTGGCCGAGGCTGATCTCGGTACGACCATTCAGAAAGAGGTGCCCGAGTCGATGCTGCAAGTGTGGATGAGTGCTTGCGAAGCGCCTCATCGCTCAGGCTCCTCTTGCCAAGAGTGGCTCTGGCAGGCACCGCGCAGGCAATCGTTGCCGCAGATTCGCGAACAGTTTGAGCGCATTCATTATCTAATCCAGCACGGTGTCGCTATCCATACGATGCCTTCGGTGTCGGATCACATCAAGCGCCATTATGCGAACACCATGGCCGATCGACCGCCCTCCATAAGCAAGCGAATAACTGAGTCACGCCGGACCATCGAAGTGGCCTGTTTTCTTCAGACGACGCTATGCACCGCGACGGATACCCTGCTCGCGATGACGCGGCAACACATTGCCGATCTCTGGAGTAGCGGCATGCGGGCAGTGATCAAGTCACCAGAAACTCGTGTTCGAACGTTAACCGCCTTTGCTAAGGAAATTCGCGAACTGGCGCTCGATCTTTCACTCGATGAACAGGGCTTGCGCAAAGCCATGTTGGCTGCTGTGGAGAAAGTGGGTGGCAGCAAGAAAATCACTCGAGCGCAACTGACGCGAGAACAATTGCTCGTGCAGAATAGTCGCAACTCGCGGTCCTTGTTGAGGATGTTGTGCACGCTTTCGTTCGAAAGTGTGACGCCTCATCCCGTGATTCAGGCACTGGAGGCCTTGCGCGAGATCTACCTGCAACGCAAGCTAACGTTGCCTAGCGATATCCCTGTACACCTTGGCAAAATGTGGGATGACATGCTGGGGGATGCAGACCGGAGCCGCGCGTTACAGGCCTTCGAGGTGGCGACTCTCCTCGCGATGCGCCGGGCCCTGAAAAACGGTAGCGTGTATATCGCGCACAGTTTTGGTTTTCGCAGTCGCGAGAGCATGATGATTGCTGCGGATGAGTGGGCGAAGACTAGGACGCATCATTACGCACGTCTGAAGTTACCGCGTGACGCAAAGGAGTTCACGGGTCCTTTGGTCGAGGAGGTCACGCGGGAGCTCAAGCGGTTGGATGAAGCAGTTCAGGCAGGCGAGATCGGAGTGGATAAGGACGGTGTTCACATCGCGAAACTCGCCGCGGAAGCCGTACCCGAGCCGGTCAGACGGCTTCGTGACGCGCTGCTGGATAGCGTGGGGTCGGCTGAACTGCCCAGCGTGATGATGGAGGTGGATAGCGATACACGGTTCAGTTGGATACTCCTGGGGCGCGAGCCCCGCTCGATTGATGAACTACGGCTTGTCTACGCGGGTCTCCTGGCGCACGGCACCTCGCTTTCGGCGGCAGATACGGCGCGTATGATGCCTGGACTCTCCGCGGACGCGGTGAACCAAAGCATGCGCTGGATCGCGCAAGAGAAGCGCCTGCGCGAGGCCAACGACGCCGTCTTTGAATATATGCATAGCCATCCGATTTCCGAGTGCTGGGGGCGCGCGGACTTGGCGTCGGCGGACATGATGAGTCGGGAGATCGCTAAAGGCAGCTATCTCCAACGGCGCGATCCCCGGACGAAGAAAAAATCCATCGGCATCTACACGCATATCCATGACCGTTGGGGCATCTTCTACGATCAACCTATTGTGCTCGGAGAGCGACAGGCCGGCGTAGCTTTGGAGGGCGTGCTTCGTCAGGCCTCGGTGACGATCAGGCAGCTCGCCGTCGATACGCATGGCCAAACCGAATTTGGCATGTTTATTGGAAAACTGTTGCAGCGGGATCTTTGTCCTCGATTGCGTGATGCCCGCGCGCACAAGCTGTATGCGACTTCAGGGATGGACATACCGGCCAGCCTGGCCTGTGTGATGTCGAAAAACAAGGTTCATCTGGAAAAGGTGGAACCGGTATGGGATGAGTGTGTGCGGATAGCGGCTTCGACTCATTTGGGCAAAGCCAGTGCGGTGGATATCCTGTCTCGCTTCGGATCGGCCGCCGCCGGCGAACAACTCTACGATGCTGGGGTCCAGATCGGCCGTTTGCTGTTGACGCTCTATCTATGCCGATGGTTCACAATGCCCGAGTTTCGCCGTGAAATTCTGCGCACGCTCAATCACGGGGAGCGTGTGCATGTGCTGGAGCATGCGCTGGAAACAGGCAAAGTGCCACGGCACCAACTGAGCTCGGCGGTCCGTCTTCGGAGTGTGTCTTCTTCCGTTACCCTGCTTAGCAACATCGTGATGGCTTGGACCACCGCACGCATGCAGCAATCGCTCCACGGGCTCCCACCGGATGTCGCCCTGCATGCCGTCCCCGAGAACCTTCGTCATGTGGCGCCTATTCAGGAGGGGTTGGTCAACTTTCGAGGGCTTTTCCTGTTTCCTGTGGAGAGGTACATGGCTCGATTGCTACCCAGTGTTCAACCGGTCAAGTCAGTGCTTCGAAGCATTCGTTAG
- a CDS encoding membrane dipeptidase: MPIVTIGVVADHIEHIRKLVGVETVGLGSDFDGIPRTPKGLDAVDKYPALLIELARRGWTDKDLAAVAGGNMLRVMREAEAVAKRLQATESPSMLTIDGKPLATE, from the coding sequence GTGCCGATCGTGACGATTGGCGTGGTGGCCGATCATATCGAGCACATCCGCAAACTCGTGGGTGTCGAGACCGTCGGTCTCGGTTCCGACTTCGATGGCATTCCCAGGACACCCAAAGGTCTCGATGCCGTCGACAAATATCCGGCGCTGCTAATCGAGCTGGCCCGTCGTGGCTGGACCGATAAGGATCTCGCGGCCGTAGCTGGTGGCAACATGCTTCGGGTGATGCGCGAGGCCGAGGCGGTGGCCAAGCGGCTGCAAGCGACCGAGTCGCCATCCATGCTGACCATTGATGGCAAACCACTAGCAACCGAATAG
- a CDS encoding IS5 family transposase (programmed frameshift), producing MRSTYPSDISRAQFEQIHPLLESARKKTSPRRVDLYEVFCAVRYLLKSGCQWRMLPTEFPKWRTVHSYFSIWSEPDENGISLLERALKKNQVGAVRIKQGRNAMTSFLIVDAQSVKNTDTATHKGYDAGKKVSGIKRHIAVDTQGLPHAIAVTTAEVTDRKGALQAIDRCQANLHRVQSVLADGGYVGQPFAEAVQGAIGATVQIAQRNELHTFAVIPKRWVVERSFAWLEKCRRLWKNCERKLNTSLQFIHLAFLTLLLKRL from the exons ATGAGATCAACCTATCCGAGTGACATCAGTCGCGCCCAGTTTGAGCAAATTCATCCTTTGCTGGAAAGCGCACGCAAGAAGACCAGCCCGCGTCGGGTGGATCTGTACGAGGTATTTTGCGCGGTCCGCTACCTCCTCAAAAGCGGCTGCCAGTGGCGCATGCTGCCCACGGAGTTTCCGAAATGGCGAACGGTGCATTCGTACTTTTCGATCTGGAGCGAGCCTGACGAGAACGGCATCAGCCTGCTGGAGCGGGCGTTAAA AAAAAATCAGGTGGGCGCGGTGCGTATCAAGCAGGGGCGCAACGCCATGACGAGCTTCTTGATCGTTGATGCACAAAGCGTAAAGAACACCGACACGGCGACGCATAAGGGCTACGATGCCGGCAAGAAGGTCTCGGGGATCAAGCGGCATATTGCCGTGGATACGCAGGGACTGCCTCACGCTATTGCGGTGACTACAGCGGAAGTCACCGATCGCAAGGGCGCCTTGCAGGCGATAGATCGATGTCAGGCAAACCTACATCGGGTACAAAGTGTCCTAGCGGATGGCGGCTACGTCGGCCAGCCCTTTGCCGAAGCGGTCCAAGGCGCCATCGGTGCCACCGTGCAGATCGCCCAACGCAATGAATTGCATACCTTCGCCGTTATCCCGAAGCGGTGGGTGGTCGAGCGCTCCTTCGCCTGGTTGGAGAAATGCCGACGACTCTGGAAGAACTGCGAGCGCAAGCTCAATACCAGCCTCCAGTTCATTCACCTTGCCTTCCTCACGCTACTGCTCAAAAGACTTTGA
- a CDS encoding dipeptidase, whose protein sequence is MAHVDLLVDHAGHGQPLDEKTPLMTDIPRLRAGGMGAQFWSVWIPPTVTGPAAVQMTLEEIDIVRTMVARYPDVFAMAYTADDIDRIHREGRIASLIGIEGGHQINNSMAVLRQMYVLGARYMTLTHTRNIDWADSATDAPVHHGLTPFGKAIVHEMNRLGMLVDLSHVSPDTMRQAIAVSAAPVMFSHSSARALVDHPRNVPDDMLQLVAKNHGVVMVNFYPGFDSVATAHWDADRAAEQARYNAPPGGLYIGQPERAKNLFKVF, encoded by the coding sequence GTGGCGCATGTCGACTTACTAGTTGATCATGCCGGCCATGGCCAGCCACTGGATGAAAAGACGCCGTTGATGACGGACATTCCGCGCCTGCGCGCAGGTGGCATGGGCGCACAGTTCTGGTCGGTCTGGATTCCGCCGACGGTGACTGGCCCGGCGGCCGTGCAGATGACCCTGGAAGAAATCGATATCGTCCGGACGATGGTGGCCCGCTATCCCGATGTGTTCGCAATGGCTTACACCGCCGATGACATCGATCGGATCCATCGCGAAGGTCGGATCGCTTCACTGATCGGCATCGAAGGTGGTCATCAGATCAACAATTCGATGGCCGTACTGCGTCAGATGTACGTGCTCGGCGCGCGCTATATGACGCTGACACATACCAGGAACATTGATTGGGCCGATTCGGCAACCGACGCTCCGGTGCACCATGGCCTGACGCCGTTCGGCAAGGCGATCGTGCACGAGATGAATCGGCTCGGCATGTTGGTCGATCTCAGCCACGTCTCGCCCGATACGATGCGGCAAGCGATCGCCGTCAGCGCCGCACCCGTGATGTTTTCGCATTCCAGTGCACGCGCATTGGTCGATCATCCACGCAACGTGCCCGATGATATGTTGCAGTTGGTCGCCAAAAATCATGGCGTCGTCATGGTGAATTTCTATCCCGGCTTTGATTCAGTGGCGACTGCGCACTGGGACGCGGATCGTGCGGCGGAACAGGCTCGCTACAACGCACCACCGGGCGGTCTGTATATCGGTCAGCCCGAGCGCGCTAAGAACCTGTTCAAAGTCTTTTGA
- a CDS encoding DNA-binding protein gives MARGVTQDQVNQAADALLQRGERPTIEKVRAELGTGSPNTLIKLIESWWQSLAERLAAQARANLPDIPASVQQAMMTLWSEAVISTRSTAEQALLERERVAAESSAEAIRRITEAQAEEQVRRQELALALSNADSLKTAFAQEQQRSAELQLSLSDAMSLLRESQVATDDLRRSSDEAQSHFRSDLGATLILVPTVAHRCFPQAIVLK, from the coding sequence ATGGCGCGCGGAGTTACCCAGGATCAGGTCAATCAGGCGGCGGACGCATTGCTTCAGCGCGGCGAGCGGCCGACGATCGAGAAAGTGCGCGCAGAGCTTGGAACAGGTTCGCCGAATACACTGATCAAACTGATTGAATCATGGTGGCAATCGTTAGCCGAGCGGCTGGCAGCCCAAGCGCGCGCTAATTTGCCCGATATCCCGGCAAGTGTGCAGCAGGCCATGATGACGCTGTGGAGCGAGGCGGTAATTTCGACGCGCTCTACGGCGGAACAGGCGTTACTCGAGCGCGAGCGGGTCGCGGCGGAAAGTAGCGCTGAGGCGATTCGCAGGATTACTGAGGCTCAAGCTGAGGAGCAAGTGCGACGGCAAGAATTGGCTCTTGCCCTCAGTAATGCAGATTCATTAAAAACTGCATTCGCGCAAGAGCAGCAGCGTTCGGCTGAGTTGCAACTATCATTGTCGGATGCGATGTCGTTGCTGCGGGAGTCGCAAGTTGCCACTGATGACCTGCGCCGATCCTCCGACGAGGCACAGTCGCATTTTCGCTCCGATCTCGGTGCGACCTTGATTTTGGTTCCCACAGTTGCGCATCGATGCTTTCCGCAAGCTATTGTTCTCAAATAG
- a CDS encoding serine hydrolase: MAEVPIDFDAHMEAAMHQYGVPGMAVSIVEDGKTVLAKGYGVRKLGSQELVDADTLFVLGSTTKAFTSAALAILVDEGKIGWDDKVTDHLPGFQMYDPWVTREITIRDLLVHRSGLGLGAGDLLFVPRTLRTRAEAVHALRYIKPATSFRSGYAYDNVLYMVAGQLIEAVSGQRWEDFVREHVLKPAGMNHSTTDEVDHFATSDRVQPHARLDGRIRGMGHLEMLDERQGLPQAAAPAGLLASSANDMARWLAIQLNHGALPQAGKDGARLFSEAASQEMWTPQVLTPISKYPAPLDALTPQFSAYALGWDVEDYRGITILEHGGAVLGEQSLVVLLPSRNVGFAMQANSEDGGVVMKGLMYELLDHYLGAPHHHWVADFGAFKKQRQAAAIVALDAMDLAQAKIKAGSGKPPLPLSGYVGKYADPWYGPIDVSQDKARLRIDFTKTPNMAATLEYWQYDTFRTVWDDKGIEPAYVTFALDASGKVSRINMKSVSPLADFSYDFQDLVITPQP, encoded by the coding sequence ATGGCTGAAGTCCCCATCGACTTCGATGCGCATATGGAGGCGGCAATGCACCAATACGGTGTTCCCGGCATGGCCGTATCCATCGTGGAAGATGGCAAAACCGTGTTGGCCAAGGGTTATGGCGTGCGCAAGCTGGGTTCGCAGGAACTCGTCGATGCCGACACCCTATTCGTGCTCGGTTCCACCACCAAGGCCTTCACCAGTGCGGCGTTGGCGATACTGGTGGATGAGGGCAAGATCGGTTGGGATGACAAAGTCACCGATCATCTGCCCGGATTCCAGATGTACGACCCGTGGGTGACTCGCGAGATCACCATTCGCGACCTGCTGGTGCATCGCAGTGGACTCGGTCTCGGCGCTGGCGACCTGTTGTTCGTGCCACGTACCTTGCGCACTCGCGCAGAAGCAGTGCATGCGCTGCGCTATATCAAGCCGGCCACGAGCTTTCGTAGCGGTTATGCCTATGACAACGTGTTGTACATGGTTGCCGGTCAACTGATCGAGGCGGTGAGCGGCCAACGTTGGGAAGACTTTGTGCGCGAACATGTGCTCAAGCCGGCCGGGATGAACCATTCCACCACCGACGAAGTGGATCATTTTGCGACATCTGATCGGGTACAGCCGCATGCCAGACTCGACGGCCGCATCCGCGGCATGGGTCATCTGGAAATGCTGGATGAACGGCAAGGCCTGCCGCAAGCTGCGGCACCGGCCGGCTTGCTGGCCTCCAGCGCCAACGACATGGCGCGCTGGTTGGCGATTCAGCTGAACCATGGGGCATTGCCGCAGGCAGGCAAGGACGGGGCGCGATTGTTTAGCGAAGCGGCATCGCAGGAAATGTGGACGCCGCAAGTGCTAACGCCGATCAGCAAGTACCCGGCGCCGCTGGATGCGTTAACCCCACAGTTCTCCGCGTATGCCTTGGGCTGGGACGTTGAGGACTATCGCGGCATCACGATCTTGGAGCACGGCGGCGCGGTGCTCGGCGAACAGTCGCTGGTGGTGCTGTTGCCGAGTCGCAATGTCGGGTTCGCGATGCAGGCGAATTCCGAAGATGGCGGCGTGGTGATGAAAGGTCTGATGTATGAGTTGCTCGATCACTATCTCGGTGCTCCGCACCACCACTGGGTAGCCGATTTCGGCGCCTTCAAGAAACAGCGTCAAGCCGCTGCGATCGTGGCGTTGGATGCGATGGATCTGGCGCAAGCGAAGATCAAGGCGGGGAGCGGGAAGCCACCGTTGCCCTTGTCGGGTTATGTCGGCAAGTACGCCGACCCGTGGTACGGGCCGATCGACGTCAGTCAGGATAAGGCGCGGCTGCGGATCGACTTTACCAAGACGCCGAATATGGCAGCGACACTAGAGTATTGGCAGTACGATACGTTCCGCACGGTCTGGGACGACAAGGGCATTGAACCAGCTTACGTCACCTTCGCTCTGGACGCGTCAGGCAAGGTATCCCGGATCAACATGAAGTCGGTCTCGCCGCTCGCTGATTTCAGCTACGACTTCCAAGACCTGGTTATCACGCCGCAACCCTGA
- a CDS encoding GDCCVxC domain-containing (seleno)protein — translation MQPNPGDCCVFWSFGSVKCPPIQEQRGCCG, via the coding sequence TTGCAGCCCAATCCGGGCGATTGCTGCGTATTCTGGTCCTTCGGCTCAGTAAAATGCCCACCGATTCAGGAACAGCGAGGTTGCTGTGGCTAG
- a CDS encoding very short patch repair endonuclease has protein sequence MRFRLAAKTLPGKPDIVLSKHRAIVLVHGCFWHRHEGCKYTTMPATNTAFWMAKFEANINRDRRVRKLLEDAGWRVFLIWECEIAVAELKRLRDRIVSGT, from the coding sequence TTGAGATTCCGCCTGGCCGCGAAAACGCTTCCGGGCAAGCCGGACATTGTGTTGTCGAAGCATCGCGCAATCGTTCTCGTGCACGGGTGCTTCTGGCATAGACACGAGGGCTGCAAGTACACCACCATGCCGGCTACGAATACGGCGTTCTGGATGGCCAAGTTCGAGGCCAATATCAACCGGGATCGGCGCGTTCGGAAATTGCTCGAGGACGCAGGGTGGCGAGTTTTTCTCATCTGGGAGTGCGAGATAGCGGTTGCCGAGCTGAAGCGGCTCAGGGATCGTATAGTTTCGGGCACATGA
- a CDS encoding site-specific integrase: MNRTNVISYPLIDTALVPDQLADSAAAAVRDIVAEAACVNTTRSYAAALRYWAAWFTGRYGQPFTLPVPEATVVQFLVDHVSRRSKQGVVHDLPPLLDAILVGKGFKATRGPLKLTTIVHRIAVLSRVHALKRQPNPCEQPGIRHLLSRARRAAVKRGEKARKKTAATRTELEAMLATCDDSLSGLRDRALLLFGFASGGRRRSEIAAAEMASLHRVGESAYVYRLEHSKTQQAGPTADSTPEKPILDVAADAMEAWLTASGIAEGAIFRRLWKSTIGGPLSPAAVGSIVKRRAQLAGVKGDFAGHSLRSGFVTEAGRQGIALSAVMAMTEHRSVPTVMGYFQAGSAINNPAASLFAKRKLE; the protein is encoded by the coding sequence ATGAATCGCACGAATGTAATTTCTTACCCACTCATCGACACTGCTTTGGTGCCTGATCAGCTCGCCGACAGTGCAGCGGCAGCCGTGCGCGACATCGTCGCCGAAGCCGCGTGCGTCAATACAACACGTAGCTACGCGGCCGCGTTGCGCTATTGGGCGGCGTGGTTCACCGGGCGTTACGGTCAGCCGTTCACCCTGCCCGTGCCGGAGGCCACGGTCGTCCAGTTCCTTGTGGACCATGTCTCGCGACGTTCAAAACAAGGCGTCGTCCACGACTTGCCGCCGTTGCTGGATGCGATCTTGGTGGGTAAAGGATTCAAAGCAACTCGGGGGCCGCTGAAGTTGACAACGATCGTGCATCGCATTGCCGTGCTTTCAAGGGTTCATGCCCTCAAACGCCAACCGAATCCTTGCGAACAGCCGGGCATCCGCCACCTACTCAGTCGTGCGCGCCGTGCTGCGGTGAAACGCGGCGAGAAGGCACGGAAAAAGACCGCGGCGACCCGCACCGAATTGGAGGCCATGTTGGCAACGTGCGACGACTCGCTCTCTGGCCTTCGCGATCGCGCCCTGCTGCTATTCGGCTTTGCTAGCGGTGGACGCCGACGTAGCGAAATCGCTGCGGCTGAGATGGCTTCTTTGCATCGGGTTGGCGAAAGCGCTTACGTCTATCGGCTTGAGCACAGCAAGACGCAACAAGCTGGCCCCACCGCCGACTCCACGCCAGAGAAACCCATTCTGGATGTCGCCGCTGATGCGATGGAGGCGTGGTTGACGGCCTCTGGTATTGCCGAGGGTGCGATTTTTCGGCGTCTGTGGAAAAGCACGATAGGCGGCCCTCTCTCCCCGGCCGCGGTGGGATCCATTGTGAAACGCCGCGCGCAACTTGCTGGCGTGAAGGGGGATTTTGCGGGGCACAGCTTGCGCTCGGGCTTTGTAACGGAAGCAGGCAGACAAGGCATTGCCTTGTCCGCGGTCATGGCGATGACCGAGCACCGCTCGGTGCCAACGGTCATGGGGTATTTTCAGGCGGGATCCGCGATCAACAATCCAGCCGCTTCGCTATTTGCGAAGCGAAAACTGGAATGA